DNA sequence from the Verrucomicrobiia bacterium genome:
GGCGATGTAGGCAATGCTGCTGAAGATAAAAAGCGCGCCGGCATAAAGGCCGACAGCAAAGGCAATGACGCCCCATACAGGTCCCAGCATCGCAGCGCCCACGAAAGTGGCGACCCCGGTCAGGATGCCCGTGATCATGCCCGCGATGCCGGCGCCCGGCTCGCCCCACCGCTCGGTCAGCCAATCCAGAAGATCTTCAATTTGAAATCCTCCCGGCAAGGCTCTCACGAGTCTCTGGAGCCAGGCCGTGGCGAGGCCTTCCTTGCGTTTTTCCGCTTCTTCTTTTTGAGCCGCTTCCGCACGCAGCTGGGCCTTGGTCTTTCCGCTCTTAGGCTGCGAGCGCATTTCCGCTTTCATTTCCTGAAGGGTGCTGAGAACGCCCAGCATGATCTGTTCCACATTTGTGCTGCCGGTCAGGTTGGGATCGCGGGCCAGTTTTCTCCGGTTTTCCAAAAACACGAGTTCCTGGTCGATTTCACGCTTGGCAAGCTGGAGAAATTGATCGCGGACGAACTGCTTTGCTGCATCACTCAGGTCGAGCCCTTGAAATTGCTTCGCCGGATCGCCCAGGATTTGCCCGCTCAATTCGAGAAGGCCCTGATAAATCAACCTGCTGTTCTCGAGAAAATCTCCCGTCTCCGCGACCCCGTCCACGCGGATAGGCACCTTTCTCGCGATGAGATCGCGTACGAGGTCAGACAGAAGGTCCGCGATGAAACCGCCGATCTCGGCGTCGGCGTTCTGCGGCGCGGCCGCAGGAGGCGTCACACGCGGCGTATGCTCGAAATACCATTTCAAATCCGCGAGGATCGCGGCCTGAAAATCAAACAGCTTGTTCTTTTGAGACGGTTCGACGAGGTCTTCCAGGGGCATGCGCTTGAGGTCCTCCAACTCAGTCCCGCGGATAGCCGGGTTCGGTCGGATCTCCCCGATTCCGCCGTCGGTCAAATGAGCTCTCAAGATACTGGAGACGCGGTCGGCCACGGCTTCTTTGATATCCGCCCACTGGGCCGCCGGCCCCGCGCGGAGCGCCAAAGCCTCGATTCCCTTTTCACGGTTGCTGATGAAGTCCTGTTTAAAGGAGCTCGCCCAGCCAGCCCAAAGCCCTGCCACTGCCGTGGCGGTATTGCCGAAAATTTCCTTGGCCTGGATTTCTTCCAGCTCCCGTTTTTTCTTGTCCGCGTATTGCTCGGGCAGGGTGACGATGACCCTGCGGATATCCTGAAAAAAATCGCCTTCGCCCGCTTCAAAAGCCGCCGGATGGGACCAGTTCAGGTTTAGCACCATACCCAAAAGAGTCGTGAGCTGCTCCTCCATAAACTCGCCGAAACCTTCCAGATCCAATCCTTCCGTCTGCAGGAAGGTGGCGATTTTGTTAAACGTGGCCGCGTGGGTTCCCATCTGGTTTTCCAGGAATGCGAAAATCTTCGGCCCATCCAGCCGCTTCTCGGTAGGATCGACTCCCATCTGCCGGAAAATGCGGTAGATGAATTGCGCCGTGTTCCCGGACCGCTCGGCGACCAGATTGTTGATGAATGCGGCGCCGTCCGTCACCTTCGTCTCGTCATCCGTAAGACTTCCCAGATTGTTGCGGACATATTTGATCAAATACGTGGCGAGCTTGGTCAAAATGACTTTCCTCACGTCCTCCGCCCGGATCTCAGCGCGAACAGCTTCGGGCTGGCCCTCCATGCGGATCGCGGCTTCAGGCGGCGCATAGACCTGCCCCGCACGGTTGAAGTCCTCGGTCTTTTCCGCGACGCTCAGGCCGGAAGGCGTCTGCGTGACTTTATAATTCGTGCCGAGGAACGTGAACTCCGCGAGGCCCTGCGCGGTGAGGTCCGCGATTGTGGCCGGACGCAGGAGCCGCATGATGTTTTGCTCGTTGAGCTGGTTATGGGATTCCAGGTCCTGCAGCCCCTGGACGAATTTCTCGACTTTCTGCAGGAGCTGGTTCTCGACGGGCGCGCCTCCGGATTTTTCGTCGATGAATTTCGTGTAATTTCCGACCTCGATGATGCGCTTCTCGTCCGCCAGGTCACGGATGATCTGGTCGCGCCAGTCTTTGAGCATACGCCCCTGGTCCTGGCTCTTGGCGAGCATCTTGTCTCGGGTCGCGCGGACAAACGCCTTGTAGACGTCAACCTTGCCCTGCTCCACTTCGAAATAATCCTTCCACGAAACCAGGCCTTTCATGTGGTCCTTGTAGAGGATTTCGTCCGGCAGCCCGTTGATATCCGGAACGAGCAGCACGTAGGAGATATTCCTCTCCTTCAGCCTCTCGACCAGCCCTTCGGTATGGAAACCGCCCGCGACAAAAAGCACGGAAGGATTCGCTTCCCCTGTTTTTTTCAGCAATTCGCCCAGACGGTCCGCGAACACCCCGTCGCGCGCTTCGGCGTTCTGATAAAAGGCGATGTGGGATTTCAGGATGGCGGGATCGGCCCGCTTGCCGGCGCGCAGCGTCTTGAATTCTTCCCACTGATGGCGGGTCAGCTCCATGCTTCCCAGCTTTTTCAAGAGCTCCAGCCGGTGGGATTCGGAATCCAGTTCCCTTTCCTCGTCACTGCGGAAAAGCTTTTCTTTCACGGAGTCGGCATAAGCTTCGAACGCCTCGAAAAAGCGGGTGCCCTCAATGTCCTTGATGCGTTTCTGCTTGCGCATCATGCGCTGCATGCCGCCCGAAACCTGGAGCTTCAGGTCCATGCCGGCCGTGATCTCCTTGACGAAGAGCATGAATTCCTGCGGGCTGATTTCCGAGACCTTCAGCGCCTGGAACTTTTCGTTGAACGACGCGAGCAGCTCGCGGTCGCCGGCGGACGGATTGGGTTTGGACAGAAGGTAATCGCGGATCTGCTGACCGATTTTTTTCGCTTCGATGTCAACCGGCACCTGGCTTTCCGGATCCTTCAGGCTTTCTTCATAAACCAGCGCCAGTTCGCTGCCTTCGGGCGGAGCCTTTATGGCCGCGAGCACGCGGATGACTTCCAGAAGATCCATGCCGTTTTTCCGGAAATTCTTGAGCGCGCGCGCGACCCCCAGCAGCTTTTCCGAATAAACTTTTTCCTGCCGAGACTCGAGTTCTTTTTCCTGCGCCTCCATCGTCTTCCGGATGTTTTCCGCTTTCGACATGGCCGCCAGGAAATGGCCGTAGCCTTCTTCGTAAAGCTTCCAGTCTTCGATGCCCTGGTAAACGCCGGGCTGCTCGTTGAAAATCGCGGCCATGGAAGTGCCGGTGAGCTCGCCTCGTTCGAGATATTCTTTGAAGGTCTTTTTCAGGATTTCACGGTCGGGAAAGCTCTTGAAGATCTGCGCGTTGAGACGCGAGGCCGCGCCCTCCAGCGCCACCTGCCGCACGCCGTAGGTCTGCTGGAAAAAATCGATAAGGTTGCGGATACTTCGCTGCGCCTGCGGAATACCGTGCGCGTCCTGCACCAGAATGACCACGCCCTTGGAATCGGGTGCCTGCCGGATTTCTTCTTCCTTTCCGATGTTCACGGGAATCTGAATTTCGGAAAGAGTGGCGGGCAGGCTGGACACGGAAGCGGGAGGCAGAGGTTCGGCGGACGCGATGCGGACAAAAGAAGTTTCGGACAGACTAAAGGCGATGAGGACAAAGCCGGCCGTCAGCTGTCGGGTTAACTTGAACCTTGTCATAGCAGCCTCAAGATGTCACCTGTCTCGTTTGGGCATAATATTACAGTCTTTATACCCCCTTTTTAAATACATTTTAAATTTAGCTTAAAAACGGCCCTTATACAAATAAGGAAGGCTAGCAGGAGGGAACTCTTTATAGCGTGTACAAACAGAGGAAATCGGTATTGAGTGACGCGGGAAAGGGTTGCGGCGGATTAACTGCGCTTTTTTTCGAGCTTGAGCTTGTCGATCTCGTCAGAAACCGGCGTGGGATAATGCCCCGTAAAGCAGGCAGCGCAATAGAGGCTCTTCTCATGGCTGGCCGCACTGAGCATGCCGTCAAGGCTGAGGTAGCCGATGCTCTCCACGTCGAGAAATTTTTTGATCTCCTCCATGGAGTTGTTGCAGGCCAGCAATTCTTGCTTGGACGGGAAATCGATGCCGTAATAACACGGCGAAATATGCGGCGGGCAGCTGATCCGCATATGGACTTCTTTTGCTCCGGCGCGCCTCAAAAGCTTGACGCGCGAGCGTGCCGTGTTGCCGCGGACAATGGAGTCGTCGACCACGATCACGCGCTTGCCGTGGATCATCTCCCGGATCGGGTTCAGCTTGATCTTGATCTTGGTGGCCCGCATGGATTGCGTAGGATTGATAAACGTCCTTCCGATGTAGTGATTGCGGGTGAAGCCGTGCGCCAGCGGGATGCCCGACTCCTGGGCATAACCCAGGGCTGCGAAGTTCCCCGAATCCGGAACGGGCACGACAATGTCCGCCTGCACCGGATGCTCCTTGGCAAGGTTCCTTCCCATTTTTTCACGCACCTGCGCCACGTTATCCCCAAAAACAAGCGAGTCCGGTCTCGCGAAATACACGTGTTCGAAAATGCAATGGGCCTTCTTTTTTCCCTGGTCTTCAAACGGGAAGAAGCTGCGCGGGCCTTTGTCGTCGATGATCAGGACTTCCCCGGGCTGGACGTCGCGAATGTAATCCGCATCGATGAGATCGAACGCGCAGGTCTCGGAAGCCACGACGTATCCTCCGCCGAGTTTGCCGAAGCACAACGGACGGAAGCCGTGTGGGTCCCGGACCGCGAAGAGCTGGTTTTCTTTGAGCATCACGACACTGAAGGCGCCTTCCACCCTTTTGACGGATTCGATGACAGCCTCTTCCGGAGAACGGTATGAAGGCTTGGCCATCAGGTGGATAAAGAGTTCCGAATCCGTGGTGCTGCCGAAAATCGAACCGTAAGCCTCGAGTTCCGCGCGGAGAATCTGGGCATTCGTGAGATTGCCGTTATGGCCGATGGCCACCTGGCCACGGGAGTAATCCACGCGGTAAGGCTGGGCATTGATCAGGCTGGACGATCCTGTTGTGGAATAGCGTGTATGCCCGATGGCATGCTGGCCCGGCAGCGAGGCGAGGACTTTTTCGTTGAACACGTCGCCGACAAGCCCCATGCCCTTGTGCAGGTGCAGGTTTTCCCCGTCACTCGAGCAGATACCGGCCGATTCTTCGCCGCGGTGCTGGAGCGCGAACAGGCCGAGATACGTGATGTAGGCCGCGTTGGGAAGATTGAAGGCCCCGAACACGCCGCAATGGTCTTTGATGTTTTCGCCGCTCATTACTGCTCCATCTTTTTGGGAATGGCCGAATCGTAAATTTCGCGCAGGTCCGCTATTTTAGCACGAATCGCGTCGCCGACGTGAAGTTCCTTGCCGCCTGTCCGCCCGATCTGGTAAAGCGGCACGGAAAACGACTTGGCCTTGCGCAGGATTTCCTCTTTGTGTTCGGGCTTCACGGTGATCAGCACGCGGCTCTGGCTTTCGCCGAAGAGCAGCGAGTCTTTGCGCAGCGATTTCTTGTCCGCGGCCCTCGGCGTGACCAGATCTAGCTGGTCCACCACGGCGCCTATCCCCTCTTCTTTACCGAAGCAGCTCTCGGCAAGCGCAACGGCCAAACCGCCCTCAGCGAGATCGTGGCAGGATTTCAGAAGGCAGGAATCCCCCATGGCCAGGATAAAATTCTGCAGCGCTTTTTCCTTCGCGAGGTCGAGCCGCGGCGGCAGTCCTTTTTTCAGCCCATGCTCGATCATAAGGTAATGCGAGCCGCCGATTTCATCGTACGTGTCGCCGGCCAGGAAAAGAATGTCACCTTCGTTTTGAAAATGCGAAGGCACGCGCTTCGAGAGATCGTCCAGGATACCGACCATGCCCACCGTAGGCGTGGGATAAATCGCGGCCTTCGGGCTTTCGTTATAGAAGCTCACGTTGCCGCCCGTCACCGGCGTGTTCAGCGCCTTGCAGGACGCGATCATGCCGTTCACGGACTGATGAAATTGCCAGAAGACGTCGGGCTTCATGGGATTGCCGAAGTTCAGGCAGTTGGTAATCGCAACAGGCCGCGCGCCGGAACAAACCACGTTGCGGGCGGATTCGGCCACGGCGATCTTGCCGCCTTCGAAAGGATCGAGATAGCAATACAGGCTGTTGCAGTCGGTCGAAACCGCGATGCCGCGTTTCGTGCCCTTCACCCGGATGAGCGCCGCGTCATGGCCGGGATAGAAAACCGTGTCCGTCCGCACCATGTGGTCGTACTGGCGCCACACCCAGCCCTTCGAGGCAATCGTGGGATGGCCAAGAAGCTTCTTGAGCACGGCCGTGCAATCCTGGGGCTCTTTCACCGAGGACGGATCAAACTTCCGCGTTTCTTCCAAATAAGCGGGCACGGCTTCTTCGCGCACATAGATGGGGCCTTCTTCGGCCAGAGCACGCGCGGGAATCACCGCCACTTTTTCCGGACCATCATACACGGTCATGAGGGTCCCTGCTTTGATCTCGCCGATCTTCACGGCATGCAGATCCCACTTGTTGAAAATGTCTTCGATTTTCTTTTCCTTGCCCTTCTGCGCGATGATGAGCATGCGCTCCTGGGATTCGGAAAGCATGATTTCGTACGGCACCATGCCGGTCTCACGGCGCGGCACTTTCTGCAAATCGATCTCGATGCCGATGTCGCCTCTGGACGCGGTTTCGCAGGTCGAGCAGGTGAGACCGGCCGCGCCCATATCCTGCATGGCGACCAGCGCGTCGGTCTTGATCAGCTCGAGGCAGGCTTCCATCAAAAGTTTTTCCATGAACGGATCACCCACCTGCACCGCGGGCCGGTCTTCGTGGCTTTCTTCACTGAGTTCCTTCGAGGCAAACGCCGCGCCGCCCAGACCGTCGCGTCCCGTGGCCGCGCCGACGTAGTAAACCGGATTGCCCACGCCGCTTGCTTTCGCGCGCACGATCTCGTCTTTTTTCATGATGCCGAGCGCCATGGCATTGACGAGAGGATTGCCTTCGTAACATTCGTCGAAATAAACTTCGCCGCCGATCGTCGGCACGCCGATGCAGTTGCCGTAATGCGCGATGCCCGCGACCACGCCGCGGAAAAGCCTCTTGGTCACGGGCTTTTCCAGGCTGCCGAAGCGGAGCGAGTTCATCAGGAGAATCGGCCGCGCGCCCATGGTGAAGATATCGCGCAGAATGCCGCCCACGCCCGTGGCCGCGCCCTGGAAAGGCTCGATGGCTGATGGATGGTTGTGGCTTTCGATCTTGAAGCAGACGGCCAGGCCGTCGCCGATGTCCACGATACCGGCGTTCTCTTCACCCGCCTTCACGAGCAGGTCCGGGCCTTCGGTCGGAAAGGTCTTGAGGATGGGCTTGGAATTTTTATAAGAGCAATGCTCGCTCCACATCACGCTGAAAATCCCGAGTTCCGTGAAATTGGGCTCGCGCCCCAGAATCTTCACGATCTTTTCGTATTCGGGCTGCGTGATGCCGTGCGCGGCGATCATTTCCGGCGTGATTTTTTCAGGAGTTTTCGTCATGGTCATGTCCGCGATCCCATCGTGACGTCCAGGATGCTCTCCCAGATCTTGCGGCCGTGATCGCAGCCCAGCACGTCTTCGCTCGCGCGCTCGGGATGCGGCATCATGCCCAATACGTTTCGCTTTTCGTTGAGGATGCCGGCGATATTGCTCTTGGCCCCGTTCGGATTGAAAGCCGCGGAAACGTCGCCGTCTTTGGAGCTGTAGCGGAACGCGACACGCGACTCGTCCTGCAGGCGCTTCAGCGTGTCGTCGCTGCAATAATAATTGCCTTCGCCGTGCGCGATCGGAAGCGAGATCGTCTCGCCTTTCTTGAAATGCCGCGTGAAAATGCTGTTCGTGTCTTCCACGCGCAGCCACACGTGCTTGCAAATAAAGGAAAGGGAGAGATTGCGCAGCATGGCGCCGGGAAGAAGTCCCGCTTCGAGAAGAATTTGAAAACCGTTACAGATGCCGATGACGGGCTTGCCTTGGTCCGCGTGCTTTTTCACGGCTTCCATCACCCGCGAAAAACGCGCGACCGCGCCGGTGCGCAGGTAATCGCCGTAGCTGAAGCCGCCCGGAAGCACGATGAGCTCGGCCTCTCCGAGCGCCGCGTCCTTGTGCCACACGAATTCGACCTTCATGCCCATCACGTCCTTCAGGAC
Encoded proteins:
- the purF gene encoding amidophosphoribosyltransferase; protein product: MSGENIKDHCGVFGAFNLPNAAYITYLGLFALQHRGEESAGICSSDGENLHLHKGMGLVGDVFNEKVLASLPGQHAIGHTRYSTTGSSSLINAQPYRVDYSRGQVAIGHNGNLTNAQILRAELEAYGSIFGSTTDSELFIHLMAKPSYRSPEEAVIESVKRVEGAFSVVMLKENQLFAVRDPHGFRPLCFGKLGGGYVVASETCAFDLIDADYIRDVQPGEVLIIDDKGPRSFFPFEDQGKKKAHCIFEHVYFARPDSLVFGDNVAQVREKMGRNLAKEHPVQADIVVPVPDSGNFAALGYAQESGIPLAHGFTRNHYIGRTFINPTQSMRATKIKIKLNPIREMIHGKRVIVVDDSIVRGNTARSRVKLLRRAGAKEVHMRISCPPHISPCYYGIDFPSKQELLACNNSMEEIKKFLDVESIGYLSLDGMLSAASHEKSLYCAACFTGHYPTPVSDEIDKLKLEKKRS
- the purL gene encoding phosphoribosylformylglycinamidine synthase subunit PurL, which gives rise to MTKTPEKITPEMIAAHGITQPEYEKIVKILGREPNFTELGIFSVMWSEHCSYKNSKPILKTFPTEGPDLLVKAGEENAGIVDIGDGLAVCFKIESHNHPSAIEPFQGAATGVGGILRDIFTMGARPILLMNSLRFGSLEKPVTKRLFRGVVAGIAHYGNCIGVPTIGGEVYFDECYEGNPLVNAMALGIMKKDEIVRAKASGVGNPVYYVGAATGRDGLGGAAFASKELSEESHEDRPAVQVGDPFMEKLLMEACLELIKTDALVAMQDMGAAGLTCSTCETASRGDIGIEIDLQKVPRRETGMVPYEIMLSESQERMLIIAQKGKEKKIEDIFNKWDLHAVKIGEIKAGTLMTVYDGPEKVAVIPARALAEEGPIYVREEAVPAYLEETRKFDPSSVKEPQDCTAVLKKLLGHPTIASKGWVWRQYDHMVRTDTVFYPGHDAALIRVKGTKRGIAVSTDCNSLYCYLDPFEGGKIAVAESARNVVCSGARPVAITNCLNFGNPMKPDVFWQFHQSVNGMIASCKALNTPVTGGNVSFYNESPKAAIYPTPTVGMVGILDDLSKRVPSHFQNEGDILFLAGDTYDEIGGSHYLMIEHGLKKGLPPRLDLAKEKALQNFILAMGDSCLLKSCHDLAEGGLAVALAESCFGKEEGIGAVVDQLDLVTPRAADKKSLRKDSLLFGESQSRVLITVKPEHKEEILRKAKSFSVPLYQIGRTGGKELHVGDAIRAKIADLREIYDSAIPKKMEQ
- the purQ gene encoding phosphoribosylformylglycinamidine synthase subunit PurQ, with protein sequence MKAAVVVFPGSNCDTDCYNVLKDVMGMKVEFVWHKDAALGEAELIVLPGGFSYGDYLRTGAVARFSRVMEAVKKHADQGKPVIGICNGFQILLEAGLLPGAMLRNLSLSFICKHVWLRVEDTNSIFTRHFKKGETISLPIAHGEGNYYCSDDTLKRLQDESRVAFRYSSKDGDVSAAFNPNGAKSNIAGILNEKRNVLGMMPHPERASEDVLGCDHGRKIWESILDVTMGSRT